The following coding sequences lie in one Desulfonatronum thiodismutans genomic window:
- a CDS encoding HAD-IIB family hydrolase: MRPLHHMPRDTARAVQVVLTDIDDTLTDDGRLGAAAYSALERLQAAGLIVVPITGRPAGWCDQIARMWPVDAVVGENGAFYFRYDREKRAMIRRFFKSEPERAADRERLAGLRDVILAQVPGAGLSADQAYREADLAIDFREDVPALPPEDVRRIKVLFEQAGAQAKISSIHVNGWFGDWDKLTMTRLLLAEAFNMDLDALASRIVFAGDSPNDAPMFAFFPHAVGVANVLDFAGELEAEPAWVTPSRGGAGFVELAELLLLARRD; this comes from the coding sequence ATGCGCCCCCTGCACCACATGCCCCGCGACACGGCCAGGGCCGTCCAGGTCGTGCTGACGGACATCGACGACACGTTGACCGACGACGGTCGACTGGGTGCCGCTGCTTATTCCGCCCTTGAGCGGCTCCAGGCTGCGGGGCTGATCGTCGTGCCCATCACGGGGCGGCCCGCGGGCTGGTGCGATCAGATCGCCAGGATGTGGCCCGTGGACGCGGTGGTGGGGGAAAACGGGGCCTTTTATTTCCGGTACGACCGCGAAAAACGGGCCATGATCCGGCGGTTCTTCAAGAGCGAGCCGGAGCGGGCCGCGGACCGGGAGCGTTTGGCCGGGCTGCGGGACGTGATCCTGGCCCAGGTTCCCGGGGCCGGACTGTCCGCGGACCAGGCCTACCGGGAAGCTGACCTGGCCATTGATTTTCGGGAGGACGTCCCCGCCTTGCCGCCGGAAGACGTGCGCCGGATCAAAGTCTTGTTCGAGCAGGCCGGGGCCCAGGCCAAGATCAGCTCCATCCACGTCAACGGCTGGTTCGGGGACTGGGACAAGCTGACCATGACCCGGCTGCTTCTGGCCGAGGCCTTTAACATGGACCTGGACGCTCTGGCGTCCAGAATCGTCTTTGCCGGGGACTCGCCCAACGACGCCCCGATGTTCGCCTTCTTCCCCCATGCCGTGGGCGTGGCCAATGTTTTGGATTTTGCCGGAGAACTGGAAGCCGAACCGGCCTGGGTCACGCCGTCACGGGGAGGCGCGGGATTCGTCGAGTTGGCCGAGCTGCTTCTTCTGGCCCGTCGCGATTGA
- the fba gene encoding class II fructose-bisphosphate aldolase (catalyzes the reversible aldol condensation of dihydroxyacetonephosphate and glyceraldehyde 3-phosphate in the Calvin cycle, glycolysis, and/or gluconeogenesis): protein MALITLRQLLDHAAEHGYGVPAFNVNNLEQVQAIMYAANETNSPVILQSSAGARKYAGSVFIRHLIQAALEEWPHIPLCLHQDHGASPAVCARSIQSGFSSVMMDGSLMDDGKTPSTYEYNVQVTARVVEMAHACGVSVEGELGVLGSLETGIAGKEDGVGAEGKLSREQMLTDPEQAADFVKKTGVDALAIAIGTSHGAYKFTRPPSGEVLAISRIKEIHERIPNTHLVMHGSSSVPQDWLAIVNEFGGDLGQTYGVPVEEIQQGIKFGVRKINIDTDLRLASTGAIRRHMAQKPKDFDPRKYLGVAREAMKQICLDRLRAFGTEGYASKIKPMSMEVMEERYAKGELAALVR, encoded by the coding sequence ATGGCATTGATTACATTACGGCAGTTGTTGGACCACGCGGCGGAGCACGGCTACGGCGTTCCCGCCTTCAACGTGAACAATCTGGAGCAGGTCCAGGCCATCATGTACGCGGCCAACGAGACCAACAGCCCGGTGATCCTGCAAAGCTCCGCCGGGGCGAGGAAGTACGCAGGGTCCGTGTTCATCCGCCATCTGATCCAGGCGGCCCTTGAAGAATGGCCGCATATTCCGCTGTGTCTGCACCAGGACCACGGAGCTTCTCCGGCGGTGTGCGCCCGGTCCATCCAGTCCGGCTTTTCCTCGGTGATGATGGACGGCTCACTGATGGACGACGGCAAGACGCCCTCCACCTACGAGTACAACGTTCAGGTCACGGCCCGTGTTGTTGAGATGGCCCATGCCTGCGGCGTGTCCGTGGAAGGCGAGCTGGGCGTTTTGGGGTCCCTGGAGACCGGAATCGCGGGCAAGGAAGACGGCGTGGGCGCGGAAGGCAAGCTGTCCCGGGAGCAGATGCTCACGGACCCGGAGCAGGCCGCGGACTTTGTGAAGAAGACCGGAGTGGACGCCCTGGCCATTGCCATCGGCACCAGTCACGGGGCCTACAAGTTCACCCGCCCGCCCAGCGGCGAGGTTCTGGCCATCAGCCGGATCAAGGAAATTCACGAGCGCATTCCGAACACCCACCTGGTCATGCACGGCTCCTCCTCCGTGCCCCAGGATTGGTTGGCCATTGTCAACGAATTCGGCGGGGATCTGGGCCAGACTTACGGCGTGCCGGTGGAGGAGATCCAGCAGGGCATCAAGTTCGGGGTACGCAAGATAAACATCGACACGGACCTGCGTCTGGCCTCCACCGGGGCGATCCGGCGGCACATGGCCCAGAAGCCCAAGGATTTCGACCCGCGCAAATACCTCGGCGTGGCCCGGGAAGCCATGAAGCAGATCTGCCTGGATCGCCTCCGGGCTTTCGGCACCGAAGGCTACGCCTCCAAAATCAAGCCGATGTCCATGGAAGTCATGGAAGAGCGCTATGCCAAGGGTGAGCTGGCCGCGCTGGTTCGGTAA
- a CDS encoding MFS transporter: MSQSLSRHLPAVLKINPRLALFALGATAASGFGQTFFVSFFGAEIRQAFDLTHTAYGSLYSGATLCSALLLLRFGGLVDTCTLPRVTALAIGILAGGCLLVGFAPGALVLAAGFVCIRFGGQGMMSHIGMTTAARYFAAHRGRAVALAAMGFPLAEAVLPAGAALLLLWVGWRVPWVVGAGLLCLLILPVLTFLSRGAPSAHEVASKDHSEASPGTNLGTDRSRFSRRDVLRDPGYYLILPATLLTPFTVTALFFHQMAFADELGWSLELLAAGFSVYAACHLGALFVAGPMVDRLGAARALPLALVPIVTGLVLLASVPSPLIVYAYLGMVGATQGLAATVSGAIWAERYGVLHLGAIRSMNQAVMVVSTAVSPILLGFFLDKHVGIATLALWLAGCAALAALLARLGAWLEGRKLGEA, translated from the coding sequence ATGTCCCAGTCTCTCTCCCGCCACCTTCCAGCCGTCTTGAAGATCAACCCCCGGTTGGCCTTGTTCGCTCTGGGGGCCACGGCGGCTTCCGGATTCGGCCAGACGTTTTTCGTCTCGTTTTTTGGCGCGGAAATCCGACAGGCCTTTGACCTGACCCATACGGCCTACGGCAGCCTGTATAGCGGGGCCACGCTGTGCAGCGCCCTGCTGCTCCTGCGGTTCGGCGGCCTGGTGGATACCTGTACCCTGCCCAGGGTGACGGCCCTGGCCATCGGCATTCTGGCCGGAGGGTGCCTGCTGGTCGGGTTTGCTCCGGGCGCGCTGGTTCTGGCCGCTGGATTTGTCTGCATTCGCTTCGGCGGACAGGGCATGATGTCGCATATCGGGATGACCACCGCGGCCCGGTACTTCGCGGCCCATCGCGGCCGGGCCGTGGCCCTGGCGGCCATGGGGTTTCCCCTGGCAGAGGCCGTTTTACCGGCCGGAGCGGCACTGCTTCTGCTCTGGGTTGGCTGGCGGGTGCCCTGGGTCGTGGGGGCGGGCCTGCTGTGTCTGCTGATCCTGCCGGTGCTGACTTTTTTATCCCGCGGTGCGCCGTCGGCCCATGAAGTCGCCTCCAAGGACCACTCAGAGGCGAGTCCGGGCACGAATTTGGGCACGGACCGCAGCCGGTTCAGCCGCCGGGACGTGCTTCGCGACCCCGGATACTACCTGATCCTCCCCGCCACGCTGCTGACCCCGTTCACGGTCACGGCCCTGTTTTTTCATCAAATGGCCTTTGCCGATGAACTGGGCTGGTCCCTGGAACTGCTGGCCGCCGGGTTTTCCGTCTACGCGGCCTGCCACCTCGGCGCGTTGTTCGTTGCCGGGCCGATGGTGGATCGCCTGGGCGCGGCCCGTGCCCTGCCTCTGGCCCTGGTCCCGATCGTCACCGGCCTGGTGCTGCTGGCCTCGGTTCCCTCTCCATTGATCGTTTATGCCTATCTGGGAATGGTCGGGGCCACCCAGGGGCTGGCCGCCACGGTATCCGGCGCGATCTGGGCGGAACGCTACGGCGTCCTGCACCTGGGCGCGATCCGCTCCATGAACCAGGCGGTCATGGTCGTGTCCACGGCGGTATCCCCGATCCTGCTGGGATTCTTTCTGGATAAGCATGTCGGGATCGCGACCTTGGCGCTGTGGCTGGCCGGGTGCGCGGCCCTGGCCGCGCTGTTGGCCAGGCTGGGGGCCTGGCTGGAAGGGCGAAAGCTGGGGGAAGCGTGA
- the serS gene encoding serine--tRNA ligase codes for MLDVKMIRQSPDRVRKALDDRGAEVDLETFLALEEQRRTLLQEVEGLKARRNQASGEVAKLKRAKEDASALIEELSILSDRVKSLDSELKELDQRVQDWLLGVPNVPHDSVPLGRTEEDNPVLRTWGEPVRPDFPPLEHWDLGARLHGLDFERAAKITGARFALLTGWAARMERALINFMLDQHTVEHGYLECLPPFIVNRDSLTGTGNLPKFAEDLFKLEKTDFFLIPTAEVPVTNIHRGEILTEDALPLAYAAYTPCFRSEAGSHGRDTRGLIRQHQFNKVELVRFANPDASYAELELLLGHAERILQLLELPYRVITLCTGDMGFSAAKTYDIEVWLPGQNTYREISSCSNFEDFQARRADIRFKPTAGGKPRFVHTLNGSGLAVGRTLVAILENCQRQDGSLVIPQALRPYMGGAEVVLPRS; via the coding sequence ATGCTTGATGTAAAAATGATCCGTCAGTCTCCGGACCGGGTGCGCAAGGCCCTGGACGACCGGGGGGCCGAGGTCGATCTGGAGACCTTTCTGGCCCTGGAAGAACAGCGTCGCACGCTTTTGCAGGAAGTGGAGGGGCTCAAGGCCCGGCGCAACCAGGCTTCGGGCGAGGTAGCCAAGCTCAAGCGGGCCAAGGAGGACGCCTCGGCCTTGATCGAGGAGCTGTCCATTCTGTCCGACCGGGTCAAATCCCTGGACTCTGAACTGAAGGAACTGGATCAGCGTGTTCAAGACTGGCTGCTGGGCGTGCCCAACGTGCCCCACGATTCCGTGCCCCTGGGCCGAACCGAGGAGGACAACCCTGTTTTGCGCACCTGGGGCGAGCCCGTGCGTCCGGACTTCCCGCCCCTGGAACACTGGGATTTGGGAGCCCGTCTGCACGGTTTGGACTTTGAGCGCGCCGCCAAGATCACCGGAGCCCGGTTTGCCCTGCTGACCGGCTGGGCAGCCAGAATGGAGCGGGCCCTGATCAACTTCATGCTGGACCAGCATACAGTGGAACATGGCTATCTGGAATGCCTGCCGCCGTTCATCGTCAACCGGGACAGCTTGACCGGCACCGGCAATTTGCCGAAATTCGCCGAAGATCTGTTCAAGCTCGAAAAGACGGACTTTTTCCTGATCCCCACGGCCGAAGTGCCGGTGACCAACATCCATCGCGGAGAAATCCTGACCGAGGACGCCCTGCCCCTGGCCTATGCCGCCTACACGCCCTGCTTCCGCTCCGAGGCCGGTTCCCACGGCAGGGATACGAGGGGCCTGATCCGTCAGCACCAATTCAACAAGGTGGAGCTGGTCCGCTTCGCCAATCCGGACGCCTCCTACGCGGAGTTGGAACTGCTCTTGGGCCATGCCGAACGGATTTTGCAACTCCTGGAACTGCCCTACAGGGTGATCACCCTGTGCACCGGAGATATGGGTTTTTCCGCGGCCAAGACCTACGATATCGAGGTCTGGCTGCCGGGTCAGAACACCTACCGGGAAATCTCCTCCTGCTCCAACTTCGAGGACTTCCAGGCTCGACGGGCGGACATCCGCTTCAAGCCCACGGCCGGCGGCAAGCCCCGGTTCGTGCATACCCTGAACGGCTCGGGCCTGGCCGTGGGCCGAACATTGGTGGCCATCCTGGAAAATTGCCAGCGGCAAGACGGCAGCCTGGTCATCCCCCAAGCGTTGCGGCCTTATATGGGTGGGGCGGAAGTCGTGTTGCCGAGGTCATAG
- a CDS encoding ABC transporter ATP-binding protein: MYAIEAENVGKRYYVQGVGQQTLFSTLSGVFSGGGKQEFWALRNLNFKIPKGKTVGVVGPNGSGKSTLLGLVAGTITPTEGVLRTHGRISSLLELGAGFHPDLSGRENVFLNASILGIPRDYIQKRFDHIVDFAGLRDFIDTPVKHYSSGMYVRLGFAVAVEMDPDILLIDEVLAVGDAAFQMKCLDRVRQFQKKGKTLFLVSHALETVGEFCDDVMLIHDGQLLDQGDPSTVILSYLKSYMVRIGMLNVEEHGTRDVEIEETLLLDDTGTETNIFEAGREMIIEVHYKAKKRIDKPVFGFNIKTGNGIYVFGSNTQISKTSIEFIDGRGTMRLRIAPLTLKRGNFFLSLSIHSWDHATQFHRREDWYPFVIRDASESPGLVHLDTEWRLEPELPDA; the protein is encoded by the coding sequence ATGTACGCCATTGAAGCTGAAAACGTAGGCAAGCGCTATTATGTCCAAGGTGTAGGCCAGCAGACCCTGTTCAGCACCCTGTCCGGGGTGTTCAGCGGGGGGGGCAAGCAGGAATTCTGGGCCCTGCGCAACCTGAACTTCAAAATCCCCAAGGGCAAGACCGTGGGCGTGGTCGGTCCCAACGGCTCGGGCAAGAGCACTCTTCTGGGCCTTGTAGCCGGAACCATCACCCCCACCGAGGGCGTGCTCCGCACCCATGGCCGGATTTCTTCGCTTCTGGAGCTGGGCGCCGGGTTTCACCCCGACCTTTCGGGCCGGGAAAACGTTTTTCTCAACGCCTCGATCCTGGGCATCCCCCGGGACTACATCCAGAAGCGCTTCGACCACATCGTGGATTTCGCCGGGTTGCGGGACTTCATCGACACCCCGGTGAAGCACTACTCCAGCGGCATGTACGTGCGTCTGGGCTTTGCCGTGGCCGTGGAAATGGACCCGGACATCCTGCTCATCGACGAGGTCCTGGCCGTGGGCGACGCGGCCTTTCAGATGAAGTGCCTGGACCGGGTCCGGCAGTTCCAGAAGAAAGGCAAGACCCTGTTTCTGGTCTCCCATGCCCTGGAAACCGTTGGCGAGTTCTGCGACGATGTAATGCTGATCCACGACGGTCAACTTTTGGACCAGGGCGACCCGTCCACCGTGATTCTCAGCTACCTGAAATCCTACATGGTGCGTATCGGGATGCTTAACGTGGAGGAGCACGGCACCCGGGATGTGGAGATTGAGGAAACCCTGCTCCTGGACGATACCGGCACGGAGACGAATATCTTCGAGGCCGGCAGGGAGATGATCATTGAGGTACACTACAAGGCCAAGAAGCGGATCGACAAGCCGGTCTTCGGCTTCAACATCAAGACCGGGAACGGGATCTACGTCTTCGGCTCCAACACCCAGATTTCCAAGACGTCCATCGAATTCATCGACGGACGCGGAACCATGCGTCTGCGTATCGCGCCGTTGACCCTGAAAAGAGGCAACTTCTTTCTCTCCCTCTCCATCCATTCCTGGGACCACGCCACCCAGTTCCATCGCCGAGAGGATTGGTACCCCTTCGTCATCCGGGACGCCAGTGAATCTCCGGGACTGGTGCATCTGGACACGGAATGGCGGTTGGAGCCGGAACTCCCGGATGCTTGA
- a CDS encoding ABC transporter permease, producing the protein MNDVIDLTMLQVGLAYIFVLIVLAIVRFRGIGREKEIVLSSLRMTLQLVLVGYVLVYVFDNPSPYVTGLIIVVMEAFAIHTVFRKFRDRLTTPLRKVVAFSMCFGTLTCIVYFLLVVVRVTPWYEPRYFVPIAGMIIGNSMTGISLGVKSLLEGMTIRKHLVEEALILGATPKAATRGIINGAFDSAIMPTINSMVGMGIVFLPGMMTGQILSGTVPTTAIAYQIAIMLGILGAVALTIITMLQLGCRTFFNKEDQLL; encoded by the coding sequence ATGAACGACGTCATTGATCTGACCATGCTCCAGGTCGGCCTGGCCTACATCTTCGTGCTCATTGTCCTGGCCATCGTCCGTTTCCGGGGCATCGGCCGCGAGAAGGAGATCGTGCTCTCCTCGCTGCGCATGACGCTGCAGCTCGTCCTGGTCGGGTACGTGCTGGTCTACGTGTTCGACAATCCGAGCCCGTACGTCACCGGCCTGATCATCGTGGTCATGGAAGCGTTCGCGATCCACACGGTATTCCGGAAATTCCGGGACAGGCTGACCACTCCCCTGCGCAAGGTCGTGGCCTTTTCCATGTGCTTCGGCACCCTGACCTGCATCGTCTATTTCCTGCTGGTGGTGGTGCGGGTCACGCCCTGGTACGAACCGCGATACTTCGTGCCCATCGCCGGGATGATCATCGGCAATTCCATGACCGGCATCTCCCTGGGCGTGAAGTCGCTGCTGGAGGGCATGACCATTCGCAAACATCTGGTGGAGGAAGCCCTGATCCTCGGCGCCACGCCCAAGGCCGCCACCCGGGGAATCATCAACGGGGCCTTTGACTCGGCGATCATGCCGACCATCAATTCCATGGTCGGCATGGGCATCGTCTTTCTGCCGGGGATGATGACCGGCCAGATCCTCTCAGGCACCGTCCCGACCACGGCCATTGCCTACCAGATCGCCATCATGCTCGGCATCCTCGGCGCCGTGGCCCTGACCATCATCACCATGCTTCAGTTGGGCTGTCGCACGTTTTTCAACAAAGAGGACCAGTTGCTGTGA
- a CDS encoding ABC transporter ATP-binding protein: MFEFIDVHYDNILDLPRLVLGTEQVTSLVGASGSGKTTVLRLLNKMISPTRGRILFQGENLGQRDSVRHRRDVVMLSQSPAIFEGTVGDNLLAGSRFQEKDPPGDEVLKRLLEQVRLAKSLDEAADKLSGGERQRLALARVLLLEPRVYLLDEPSSALDEETEQLIFDMLTAHVRAAGKTIIMVTHSRAVARKYSDTIIEMSGGKVRREEARS, translated from the coding sequence GTGTTTGAATTCATCGACGTGCACTATGACAACATTCTGGACCTGCCGCGCCTGGTGCTCGGTACGGAGCAGGTCACCTCCCTGGTGGGGGCCAGCGGCAGCGGCAAGACCACGGTGTTGCGACTGCTGAACAAGATGATCTCGCCCACCCGCGGACGCATCCTGTTTCAGGGCGAGAACCTGGGCCAAAGGGACTCGGTCCGCCACCGTCGCGACGTGGTCATGCTTTCCCAGAGTCCGGCGATCTTCGAGGGCACGGTGGGGGACAATCTGCTGGCCGGCTCGCGGTTTCAGGAAAAGGATCCGCCGGGCGACGAAGTTCTGAAGCGGTTGCTGGAGCAGGTCCGGCTGGCCAAATCCCTGGACGAGGCGGCGGACAAGCTTTCCGGCGGGGAGCGCCAGCGGCTGGCCCTGGCCCGGGTGCTCCTGCTGGAGCCCCGGGTCTATCTGCTGGACGAACCCTCCTCGGCCCTGGACGAGGAAACCGAACAACTGATCTTCGACATGCTCACGGCCCATGTCCGGGCAGCGGGCAAGACCATCATCATGGTCACCCATTCCAGGGCCGTGGCCCGGAAGTACTCCGACACGATCATCGAGATGTCCGGAGGGAAAGTGCGTCGAGAGGAGGCGCGTTCATGA
- a CDS encoding PadR family transcriptional regulator, with protein MPRESTTKMLEHHDLLSGLVRLHVLHHASEQEIYGQWMIDELAEHGYRLSPGTLYPMLHAMERRGYLVSRTEKDGKVTRKHYRATAKGLEGLAVAKERLRELVGETMPGHGEVRKQGAPETG; from the coding sequence ATGCCACGAGAAAGCACCACGAAAATGCTGGAACACCACGACCTGCTCTCCGGCCTGGTCCGGCTGCACGTGCTCCACCACGCCTCGGAGCAGGAAATTTACGGGCAGTGGATGATCGACGAACTGGCCGAGCACGGGTATCGGCTGAGTCCGGGGACCCTGTATCCGATGCTGCACGCCATGGAGCGCAGGGGCTACCTGGTCTCCCGCACGGAAAAGGACGGGAAGGTGACGCGCAAGCACTACCGGGCCACGGCAAAGGGGCTGGAGGGGTTGGCCGTGGCCAAGGAACGGCTGCGGGAGCTTGTGGGCGAAACCATGCCGGGGCATGGGGAAGTTCGGAAACAAGGCGCTCCGGAAACCGGTTAG
- a CDS encoding arsenic resistance protein, translating to MDRLTLERRQVWLYLSTIIAGLLVGSAWPGVGRLFEALLWPTLIVLLYATFIQVPLLHLRDAFTDHRFLAATLTGNFLILPVLVWILVQALPPDPALRLGVLLVLFVPCTDWFITFSQLGGGNAARAIAVTPLNLLSQLLFLPVFLWLTLGTELSAVLGFSEVWPALLVVLVPLLAAAGSERWIEARGRGAVLRERLAWWPVPLLALVVFLIAGAQVGAVRGALGQLAVVVPLYALFLLLAALTAKGLATFMRLPADQGRTLAFSLGTRNSFVVLPFALALPAGWEIAAVVIVVQSLVELFGMVFYLWWVPRKLFR from the coding sequence TTGGACCGATTAACCCTCGAACGTCGTCAGGTCTGGTTGTACCTGTCGACGATCATCGCGGGGCTGCTGGTTGGCAGCGCGTGGCCCGGCGTGGGTCGCCTCTTCGAAGCCCTGCTCTGGCCGACCTTGATCGTCCTGCTCTATGCGACCTTCATCCAGGTGCCGTTGCTGCACCTGCGCGATGCATTCACGGATCACCGATTTCTCGCGGCAACGTTGACCGGAAACTTCCTCATCCTGCCCGTCCTGGTCTGGATCCTGGTGCAGGCGCTGCCTCCGGATCCGGCCTTGCGGCTGGGCGTCCTGTTGGTTCTCTTCGTGCCCTGCACGGACTGGTTCATCACGTTCAGCCAGTTGGGCGGCGGGAACGCGGCCCGGGCCATAGCGGTGACCCCGCTGAATCTGCTTTCGCAGTTGCTGTTTTTGCCCGTCTTTTTGTGGTTGACGCTGGGAACCGAGCTTTCCGCCGTGCTCGGCTTTTCCGAGGTTTGGCCCGCCCTCTTGGTCGTTCTGGTCCCCTTGCTCGCGGCCGCCGGGTCCGAGCGCTGGATCGAGGCCCGCGGGCGAGGGGCCGTCCTGCGCGAGCGATTGGCATGGTGGCCCGTGCCGCTCCTGGCCTTGGTGGTTTTCCTGATTGCCGGAGCCCAGGTCGGCGCGGTTCGCGGCGCACTCGGCCAGCTTGCGGTGGTCGTGCCGTTGTACGCGCTGTTTCTGCTCCTGGCCGCGCTGACCGCCAAAGGACTAGCGACATTCATGCGCCTGCCCGCGGATCAGGGCCGCACCCTGGCGTTCAGCCTCGGCACCCGCAACTCCTTCGTGGTCCTGCCCTTCGCCCTGGCCCTGCCCGCCGGCTGGGAAATCGCCGCCGTGGTGATCGTGGTCCAGTCCCTGGTCGAACTCTTCGGCATGGTCTTCTATCTGTGGTGGGTGCCGCGTAAGCTCTTCAGGTGA
- the corA gene encoding magnesium/cobalt transporter CorA produces the protein MKSRQAKVGAAPGTMVHVGERMADKTSLRVVTYNAAEVKTWPLRDSAEGIAESIGQGITWINVDGLHQVDVVTALGREFNLSALVLEDILNTDHRPKLEVHDDFLFIVVKMLVPEPARDSFRVEQLSLILGDTYLLSFQESERDVFDAVRQRITIGKGRIRQSGPDYLAYALLDAVVDNYFLVLESISTELEHLEEALLTAPGPSDLHRFHSLRREAILLRRIIWPVREALAGMTRDDSPLIKPETRVFFRDVHDHAVQAMDIVESLRDLASSLLELHLSRNSQRMNETIKVLTLIATIFIPLTFIAGVYGMNFEFMPELRWSWGYPLVLLFMLGVAVTMLLYFKRKHWL, from the coding sequence ATGAAGAGTCGACAAGCCAAGGTCGGGGCCGCTCCGGGCACCATGGTGCATGTGGGGGAGCGGATGGCCGACAAGACCTCCTTGCGGGTGGTGACGTACAACGCGGCGGAGGTGAAGACGTGGCCTCTTCGCGACAGCGCCGAGGGCATTGCCGAATCCATTGGGCAGGGGATCACGTGGATCAACGTGGACGGCCTGCACCAGGTTGACGTGGTCACGGCCCTGGGCCGTGAATTCAACCTGTCCGCACTGGTTTTGGAGGATATCCTGAACACCGACCACCGGCCCAAACTGGAGGTCCACGACGACTTTCTGTTCATCGTCGTCAAAATGCTGGTCCCCGAACCAGCCCGCGATTCCTTCCGTGTCGAACAGCTCAGCCTGATCCTGGGCGACACCTACCTGCTCTCCTTCCAGGAGTCGGAAAGGGACGTCTTCGATGCGGTGCGCCAGCGCATCACCATCGGGAAAGGTCGCATCCGCCAGAGCGGTCCCGACTACCTGGCCTATGCCCTGCTGGACGCCGTGGTGGACAACTACTTTCTGGTCCTGGAAAGCATCAGCACGGAATTGGAGCACCTGGAGGAAGCCCTGCTGACCGCCCCCGGGCCGAGCGACCTGCACCGTTTCCACAGCCTGCGACGGGAGGCGATCCTTTTGCGCCGGATCATCTGGCCGGTCCGAGAGGCCCTTGCCGGGATGACGCGCGACGACTCCCCCCTGATCAAACCCGAGACCCGGGTCTTTTTTCGCGACGTCCACGACCACGCCGTTCAAGCCATGGACATCGTGGAGAGCCTCCGGGACCTGGCGTCCAGCCTTTTGGAGCTGCACCTCTCCAGAAACAGCCAGCGCATGAACGAGACCATCAAGGTCCTCACTCTGATCGCCACGATCTTCATCCCCCTGACCTTCATCGCCGGGGTCTACGGCATGAATTTCGAATTCATGCCCGAACTGCGCTGGTCATGGGGCTACCCCCTCGTCCTGCTCTTCATGCTGGGCGTGGCGGTGACGATGCTCCTTTACTTCAAGCGCAAACACTGGCTGTAG
- a CDS encoding metal-dependent transcriptional regulator translates to MEHKHEEILEAVLCASECGKYALDDVRKHCCVEFSDEDVAELERQGLLVSSEGKILFSREGKAHAEKIMRRHRLAEVLLKSILKLKNAEMEKIACEVEHALLPEVEESICTLLGHPEFCPDGKPIPKGPCCHAGQRTISNTVVGLNELQPGEKGTITYIKPGSHSNLQQLISLGLNPGVVVTVHRKTPAFCIKYEQTELALDDEIAKNIFVWKVLAEGDGTAGARER, encoded by the coding sequence ATGGAACACAAACACGAAGAAATTCTGGAAGCCGTCCTCTGCGCCAGCGAATGCGGGAAGTATGCTCTGGACGACGTCAGAAAGCACTGTTGCGTGGAGTTCTCGGACGAGGACGTCGCCGAACTGGAACGCCAGGGCCTGCTCGTCTCCAGCGAGGGAAAAATCCTGTTTTCCCGAGAAGGCAAGGCCCACGCCGAGAAAATCATGCGTCGGCACCGCTTGGCCGAGGTGCTGCTCAAAAGCATCCTGAAACTCAAGAATGCTGAGATGGAAAAGATCGCCTGCGAGGTGGAGCACGCCCTGCTGCCCGAGGTGGAAGAATCCATCTGCACGTTGCTGGGGCATCCGGAATTCTGCCCGGACGGCAAGCCCATCCCCAAGGGCCCGTGTTGTCATGCCGGACAGCGAACCATCAGCAACACGGTGGTCGGACTGAACGAGCTGCAACCCGGCGAGAAAGGCACCATTACCTACATCAAGCCCGGCAGCCACTCCAACCTGCAACAGCTCATCTCCCTTGGCCTGAATCCCGGCGTGGTGGTCACGGTCCACCGCAAGACCCCGGCCTTCTGCATCAAGTACGAGCAAACCGAACTGGCCCTGGACGACGAAATCGCCAAGAATATTTTTGTCTGGAAAGTGCTGGCAGAAGGAGACGGGACCGCTGGGGCGCGTGAACGTTGA